The following proteins are encoded in a genomic region of Sporichthya brevicatena:
- a CDS encoding GNAT family N-acetyltransferase — protein sequence MSDVQLRGPRPGDWGWIVSRHGALYFAEYGWGTDYEAYVAHAVGELAENFDPAREAVWIAELGGAPVGSIACARKDDETAQLRFFLAEPEARGRGVGLALIRACLEFATEVGYRRMLLWTCSGLVASRALYERHGFTLESEPGPFPYDATRTEQILARDL from the coding sequence ATGAGTGACGTGCAGCTGCGCGGGCCGCGGCCCGGTGACTGGGGCTGGATCGTCTCCCGCCACGGTGCGCTGTACTTCGCCGAGTACGGCTGGGGCACCGACTACGAGGCGTACGTCGCCCACGCCGTCGGTGAACTGGCGGAGAACTTCGACCCGGCCCGCGAAGCGGTCTGGATCGCCGAGCTCGGCGGCGCACCGGTCGGGTCGATCGCGTGCGCGCGCAAGGACGACGAGACGGCGCAGTTGCGCTTCTTCCTCGCCGAGCCCGAGGCCCGGGGTCGCGGCGTCGGGCTGGCACTGATCCGGGCCTGCCTGGAGTTCGCGACCGAGGTCGGCTACCGGCGGATGCTGCTCTGGACGTGCAGCGGGCTGGTGGCCTCCCGCGCGCTGTACGAGCGGCACGGTTTCACGCTCGAGTCCGAGCCCGGCCCGTTCCCGTACGATGCCACCCGCACCGAGCAGATCCTCGCGCGCGACCTCTGA
- a CDS encoding sulfurtransferase produces the protein MSRADALVDADWVEARIDDPNVVIVEVDEDTAAYDKGHIRNAVRIDWKDDLQDPVRRDFVNKEQFEKLLSERGIGNEHTVVLYGGNNNWFAAYAYWYFKLYGHADVKLLDGGRKKWELDSRELVTEVPTRPATQYRAKEQDPAIRAYRDDAVNAIGTLNLIDVRSPDEYAGRILAPAHLPQEGSQRPGHIPTAVNVPWSKTANDDGSFRSDDELRTLYGDAGLDFSKDTVVYCRIGERSAHTWFVLHELLGQTSVRNYDGSWTEYGALVGVPIALGDEPGGPDGGVS, from the coding sequence ATGAGCCGCGCTGACGCGCTCGTCGACGCCGACTGGGTCGAGGCCCGGATCGACGACCCCAACGTCGTGATCGTCGAGGTCGACGAGGACACCGCCGCCTACGACAAGGGCCACATCCGTAACGCCGTCCGGATCGACTGGAAGGACGACCTCCAGGACCCGGTCCGCCGCGACTTCGTGAACAAGGAGCAGTTCGAGAAGCTGCTCTCCGAGCGGGGCATCGGCAACGAGCACACCGTCGTCCTGTACGGCGGCAACAACAACTGGTTCGCCGCTTACGCGTACTGGTACTTCAAGCTTTACGGCCACGCGGACGTGAAGCTCCTCGACGGTGGGCGCAAGAAGTGGGAGCTGGACTCCCGCGAGCTCGTCACCGAGGTGCCGACCCGTCCGGCGACGCAGTACCGGGCGAAGGAGCAGGACCCGGCCATCCGTGCGTACCGGGACGACGCGGTGAACGCGATCGGGACGCTGAACCTCATCGACGTCCGGTCGCCGGACGAGTACGCGGGGCGCATCCTCGCCCCGGCGCACCTGCCCCAGGAGGGTTCGCAGCGCCCGGGTCACATCCCGACGGCGGTGAACGTCCCGTGGTCGAAGACCGCGAACGACGACGGCAGCTTCCGGTCCGACGACGAGCTGCGCACGCTCTACGGCGACGCGGGCCTGGACTTCAGCAAGGACACCGTCGTCTACTGCCGCATCGGCGAGCGCTCGGCCCACACGTGGTTCGTCCTGCACGAGCTCCTCGGGCAGACCAGCGTCCGCAACTACGACGGCTCCTGGACCGAGTACGGCGCGCTCGTCGGCGTCCCGATCGCGCTCGGCGACGAGCCGGGCGGCCCGGACGGAGGGGTGTCCTGA
- a CDS encoding DUF1416 domain-containing protein, which translates to MCGATPGGPALPANVDVGKEAIIQGIVTRDGIGVPNAYVRLLDRTGEFTAEVPTSATGQFRFFAGPGDWTLRTLAPGASVDRAVVATRGEIAEVEVVL; encoded by the coding sequence ATGTGCGGCGCGACCCCGGGCGGTCCGGCCCTGCCGGCCAACGTCGACGTCGGCAAGGAGGCGATCATCCAGGGGATCGTCACCCGCGACGGCATCGGCGTCCCGAACGCCTACGTCCGGCTCCTCGACCGCACCGGTGAGTTCACCGCCGAGGTCCCGACCTCGGCGACCGGCCAGTTCCGCTTCTTCGCGGGACCGGGGGACTGGACCCTGCGCACCCTCGCCCCCGGGGCCTCCGTCGACCGCGCGGTCGTCGCCACCCGGGGCGAGATCGCGGAGGTCGAGGTCGTCCTCTAA
- a CDS encoding 3-keto-5-aminohexanoate cleavage protein — protein MSAQIPHGTLITVAPTGAELAKAEHPNLPTTLDELVTTAKACAAAGAGMIHVHLRDEQDRSCLDVGRLSEAVAAIRAETDLLVQLSTGGGVTDSFESRLAVLDARPDSCSLTCGTVNFGDEVFSNPWSLIVELYRRAQDLGVVPEFELFDLGHVATLRRLLDTYGPPPNGRVHADLVMGVPGGMPGDAATLVAVVGALPAGATFSATGIGRSALPVAFAALAAGGHLRVGLEDTVTFAKGRPVRDNAELVERAATLAHLAQRPPITGPDTRRFLGFAA, from the coding sequence ATGTCCGCGCAGATTCCCCACGGCACCCTGATCACCGTCGCGCCCACGGGTGCGGAGCTGGCCAAGGCCGAGCACCCGAACCTGCCGACGACCCTCGACGAACTGGTGACCACCGCGAAGGCGTGCGCCGCCGCCGGGGCGGGGATGATCCACGTCCACCTGCGGGACGAGCAGGACCGCTCGTGTCTCGACGTCGGCCGGCTCTCCGAGGCGGTCGCGGCGATCCGCGCCGAGACCGACCTGCTGGTCCAGCTCTCCACCGGCGGCGGGGTCACCGACTCCTTCGAGTCGCGCCTGGCCGTCCTCGACGCCCGGCCGGACTCCTGCTCGCTCACCTGCGGCACCGTGAACTTCGGCGACGAGGTCTTCTCGAACCCGTGGTCGCTGATCGTCGAGCTCTACCGCAGGGCGCAGGACCTCGGCGTGGTGCCGGAGTTCGAGCTGTTCGACCTCGGTCACGTCGCGACGCTGCGCCGCCTGCTCGACACCTACGGCCCGCCGCCCAACGGCCGCGTCCACGCCGACCTCGTGATGGGCGTCCCGGGCGGCATGCCGGGCGACGCGGCGACGCTGGTCGCGGTCGTCGGTGCGCTGCCCGCCGGGGCGACGTTCTCCGCGACCGGCATCGGCCGCTCCGCGCTGCCCGTCGCGTTCGCCGCGCTCGCGGCCGGCGGACACCTGCGCGTGGGGCTGGAGGACACCGTGACGTTCGCGAAGGGCCGCCCGGTGCGCGACAACGCCGAGCTCGTCGAACGCGCCGCGACGCTCGCGCACCTCGCGCAGCGGCCCCCGATCACCGGCCCGGACACGCGCCGGTTCCTCGGGTTCGCGGCCTGA
- a CDS encoding FABP family protein, whose protein sequence is MFEIPPNLHPANMPLAFLLGVWEGEGVVEYPTIQRRLFRQRVEFEQNGKPFVHYTSRSWEIDQAGNELGPLNMETGFWRPRPDDKREDQEGTPLEVLLSHPTGFLEAMIGEIRGPRIEFATTGVMKVESAKDYRRGHRLYGLVKGELMWVYEMEAMGEQLQPHISAALKRVPAE, encoded by the coding sequence GTGTTCGAGATTCCGCCGAACCTGCATCCGGCTAACATGCCGCTCGCGTTCCTGCTCGGTGTCTGGGAGGGCGAGGGCGTCGTCGAGTACCCGACGATCCAGCGCCGCCTGTTCCGCCAGCGCGTCGAGTTCGAGCAGAACGGCAAGCCGTTCGTCCACTACACCTCGCGGTCCTGGGAGATCGACCAGGCCGGCAACGAGCTCGGTCCGCTGAACATGGAGACCGGTTTCTGGCGTCCCCGTCCGGACGACAAGCGGGAGGACCAGGAGGGCACGCCGCTCGAGGTGCTGCTCTCCCACCCGACCGGCTTCCTGGAGGCGATGATCGGGGAGATCCGCGGGCCGCGGATCGAGTTCGCGACGACCGGGGTGATGAAGGTCGAGTCCGCGAAGGACTACCGGCGCGGCCACCGGCTCTACGGCCTGGTGAAGGGCGAGCTGATGTGGGTCTACGAGATGGAGGCCATGGGCGAGCAGCTCCAGCCGCACATCTCCGCCGCCCTCAAGCGGGTCCCGGCGGAGTGA
- a CDS encoding folate-binding protein yields MSTDVLTSPLLTRPGAVAADGPDAGVAAHYGDPYGEQRDLALGRAAVDLSHRGVVRVSGPDRLTWLHSLTTQHLSDLAPRTPAQALVLSPHGHIEHDLHLVDDGEAAWITVEPRTAPELVAFLDRMRFLLRVEVADVTADWAAVWVPAGGADVPGKEHAWHHARPAEALGEYAGREVLVPRARLADALGPLAGVWAHEALRIAARVPRLGFETDHRTIPHELGLLEPAVHLNKGCYRGQETVARVHNLGRPPRRMVFLHLDGSDLELPPHGAEITLDGRAIGFVGSSARHYEFGPIALGVIKRNTPYDAPLLAGGVAAAAEVVVEA; encoded by the coding sequence GTGTCGACCGACGTTCTCACCTCGCCCCTGCTCACCCGTCCCGGGGCCGTGGCTGCGGACGGCCCGGACGCCGGTGTCGCGGCCCACTACGGCGACCCCTACGGCGAGCAGCGCGACCTCGCGCTCGGGAGGGCCGCGGTCGACCTCTCGCACCGCGGCGTCGTCCGGGTCTCCGGCCCGGACCGGCTGACCTGGCTGCACTCGCTGACCACGCAGCACCTGTCCGACCTCGCCCCGCGCACGCCGGCCCAGGCGCTGGTCCTGAGCCCGCACGGGCACATCGAGCACGACCTGCACCTCGTCGACGACGGCGAGGCCGCGTGGATCACCGTCGAACCCCGCACGGCGCCGGAACTCGTCGCGTTCCTCGACCGGATGCGGTTCCTGCTGCGTGTCGAGGTCGCGGACGTGACGGCGGACTGGGCCGCCGTGTGGGTCCCCGCCGGTGGCGCGGACGTTCCCGGCAAGGAGCACGCCTGGCACCACGCACGGCCGGCCGAGGCGCTCGGCGAGTACGCCGGCCGCGAGGTGCTCGTCCCGCGCGCCCGGCTGGCCGACGCCCTCGGGCCGCTCGCCGGGGTGTGGGCGCACGAGGCCCTGCGCATCGCGGCGCGCGTGCCGCGGCTCGGCTTCGAGACCGATCACCGGACAATCCCGCACGAGCTCGGCCTGCTCGAACCGGCCGTGCACCTGAACAAGGGCTGCTACCGCGGCCAGGAGACGGTGGCCCGGGTCCACAACCTCGGTCGCCCGCCGCGGCGGATGGTGTTCCTCCACCTCGACGGCAGCGACCTCGAACTGCCGCCCCACGGTGCCGAGATCACCCTCGACGGCCGGGCGATCGGTTTCGTCGGCAGCTCGGCCCGGCACTACGAGTTCGGGCCGATCGCGCTCGGCGTCATCAAGCGGAACACCCCGTACGACGCGCCCCTGCTGGCCGGCGGAGTGGCCGCGGCCGCTGAAGTCGTCGTCGAAGCCTGA
- a CDS encoding Fur family transcriptional regulator: MSQDWRTMLREKGYRLTPQRELVLAAVNDLEHATPEQVCARVQETASGINISTVYRTLELLEELGLVRHAHLGHGAPSYHPAGHSHHLHLVCRDCGAVSQVESTVATSLTATLLETQGFEVDLEHFAIYGRCGDCRGQNLTGHHPHE, from the coding sequence ATGAGCCAGGACTGGCGCACGATGCTGCGGGAGAAGGGCTACCGCCTGACGCCGCAGCGCGAACTCGTCCTGGCCGCGGTCAACGATCTCGAGCACGCGACGCCCGAGCAGGTCTGCGCCCGGGTGCAGGAGACCGCGAGCGGGATCAACATCTCGACGGTCTACCGGACGCTGGAGCTGCTCGAGGAGCTCGGCCTCGTCCGGCACGCGCACCTCGGGCACGGGGCGCCGTCGTACCACCCGGCCGGGCACTCGCACCACCTGCACCTGGTGTGCCGGGACTGCGGGGCGGTGTCGCAGGTCGAGTCGACGGTGGCGACCTCGCTGACCGCGACCCTGCTGGAGACGCAGGGGTTCGAGGTCGACCTCGAGCACTTCGCGATCTACGGCCGGTGCGGGGACTGTCGCGGCCAGAATCTGACGGGTCATCATCCCCATGAGTGA
- a CDS encoding DUF2516 family protein, protein MEIWFLPPESAAGLGTLALFALHLYAFLDCLIRPTNAFVAAGKKTKQFWLILTGVASGCTLLLSNVTFTFVIAATVIALIYILDVRPAVQTYRGPRGGGGRKPRGTGGW, encoded by the coding sequence GTGGAGATCTGGTTCCTGCCACCGGAGTCGGCGGCCGGCCTCGGGACCCTGGCCCTGTTCGCGTTGCACCTCTACGCGTTCCTCGACTGCCTGATCCGGCCGACGAACGCGTTCGTCGCGGCCGGGAAGAAGACCAAGCAGTTCTGGCTGATCCTCACCGGCGTCGCGTCGGGCTGCACCCTGCTGCTCTCGAACGTGACGTTCACGTTCGTCATCGCGGCGACCGTGATCGCGCTGATCTACATCCTCGACGTCCGCCCGGCCGTGCAGACCTACCGCGGGCCCCGCGGGGGCGGCGGTCGCAAGCCTCGCGGCACCGGCGGCTGGTAG
- a CDS encoding RNB domain-containing ribonuclease, which yields MPRPKIAVAALPPWYPPAFEKLTADLQAPVAFPSEVLAAAERAGAADVGDRADRRDVELVTLDPETSLDLDQAFAIETRGAGFRLHYAIADVAAFVRAGDPVDLESQRRVETRYAPDRRLPLHPPELSEGAASLLPDVDRPAVLWTLDLDEGGELVETRVERAMVRSRAKLAYDTVQAQVDAGTADPAIERLRALGELRLAAERRRGGVSLPLPEQVVDVANGDGWRLRARLQTPVETWNAQLSLLTGTAAARLMLDAGIGVLRTLPPPEDDAVAELRRRAHALGFEWPAGQPYPEFVRAIDPAAPRAPAMLRACTTLFRGAGYVAFDAAGGVAAPADAEHAAIAAPYTHVTAPLRRLADRYAAEVCLAVCAGAEVPEWVRAALPGLPDRMREGGRAVNSFSAEVLNLVEAGLLAQRVGETFGGTVVATNNDRSSGTLVVADPYVEAKVEGPDLPLGDPVDARLVTADPMTRQIRFAVGAGTTVKKG from the coding sequence GTGCCACGACCGAAGATTGCCGTCGCGGCTCTGCCGCCCTGGTACCCGCCGGCGTTCGAGAAGCTGACGGCGGACCTGCAGGCGCCGGTGGCCTTCCCGTCCGAGGTGCTCGCGGCGGCGGAGCGAGCCGGCGCGGCCGACGTCGGTGACCGAGCGGACCGCCGTGACGTCGAGCTCGTCACCCTCGACCCGGAGACGTCGCTGGACCTTGACCAGGCCTTCGCGATCGAGACGCGTGGTGCGGGTTTCCGGCTGCACTACGCGATCGCGGACGTCGCCGCGTTCGTCCGCGCCGGCGACCCGGTCGACCTCGAGTCCCAGCGTCGCGTGGAGACCCGTTACGCCCCGGACCGGCGGCTGCCGCTGCACCCGCCGGAGCTCTCCGAGGGCGCGGCGAGCCTGCTGCCGGACGTCGACCGACCGGCCGTGCTCTGGACCCTCGATCTCGACGAGGGTGGTGAGCTCGTCGAGACGCGGGTGGAGCGGGCGATGGTCCGATCGCGCGCGAAGCTGGCCTACGACACCGTGCAGGCGCAGGTGGACGCCGGGACTGCCGACCCGGCGATCGAGCGGCTGCGGGCGCTCGGGGAGCTCCGGCTGGCGGCCGAACGGCGTCGCGGCGGGGTGAGCCTCCCGCTGCCCGAACAGGTCGTCGACGTCGCGAACGGGGACGGGTGGCGCCTGCGGGCCCGGCTGCAGACGCCGGTCGAGACGTGGAACGCCCAGCTCTCGCTGCTGACCGGCACCGCCGCCGCGCGCCTCATGCTCGACGCCGGGATCGGCGTGCTGCGGACCCTCCCGCCGCCGGAGGACGACGCGGTCGCGGAACTGCGCCGCCGCGCCCACGCCCTCGGGTTCGAGTGGCCGGCCGGCCAGCCGTACCCGGAGTTCGTCCGCGCGATCGACCCGGCCGCGCCGCGCGCCCCGGCCATGCTGCGGGCGTGCACGACGCTGTTCCGCGGCGCGGGCTATGTCGCCTTCGACGCCGCGGGCGGCGTGGCCGCTCCCGCCGACGCGGAGCACGCGGCGATCGCTGCGCCCTACACACACGTCACCGCCCCGCTCCGCCGACTGGCGGACCGCTACGCCGCCGAGGTCTGCCTCGCGGTCTGCGCGGGTGCCGAGGTCCCGGAGTGGGTCCGCGCCGCCCTGCCCGGCCTGCCGGACCGGATGCGCGAGGGCGGCCGCGCGGTGAACTCCTTTTCCGCCGAGGTGCTCAACCTCGTCGAGGCGGGCCTGCTCGCCCAGCGCGTCGGCGAGACGTTCGGGGGCACCGTCGTCGCGACCAACAACGACCGGAGCTCCGGCACTCTCGTCGTCGCGGACCCGTACGTCGAGGCGAAGGTCGAGGGCCCCGACCTGCCGCTCGGCGACCCCGTCGACGCCCGCCTCGTCACCGCCGACCCGATGACCCGTCAGATCCGCTTCGCCGTCGGCGCGGGGACGACTGTCAAGAAAGGGTGA
- a CDS encoding MoaD/ThiS family protein, whose amino-acid sequence MAQGTIRYWAAAKAAAGTDSEPYDAATLAEALDAARAAHGPDFARVIGVCSFVVDSDPVGTRDHAEVKLPEGGVVEVLPPFAGG is encoded by the coding sequence ATGGCACAGGGGACGATCCGCTACTGGGCCGCCGCGAAGGCGGCGGCCGGCACCGACAGTGAGCCGTACGACGCGGCGACGCTGGCGGAGGCGCTCGACGCCGCCCGCGCGGCCCACGGGCCGGACTTCGCGCGGGTGATCGGCGTCTGCTCGTTCGTGGTGGACTCCGACCCCGTCGGCACCCGGGACCACGCCGAGGTGAAGCTGCCCGAGGGCGGCGTCGTCGAGGTCCTGCCCCCGTTCGCCGGCGGGTGA
- a CDS encoding L,D-transpeptidase family protein, with product MQVRHVRLSAVLALLTAASLTGGLAQAGPAAADPLPPPLGPAQSEPAEPEPSQVDTTEDKPIRPGEGDPILAAGDRGKAVKVLQVRLQRVGVRDMPTTGRYGKETVAQVKAFQKQLKFARTGAVDEATLKALEARTGKVDQIALATGADKPYGGRLPASCQHGKVVCVDQRARTVRWVVNGKVKMRLDARFGSAETPTREGVFVVQRKSRDHVSTLYHTSMPFALFFDGGQAVHYSPDFARRGYAGASHGCVNTRDYNAMKTLFGRAKLGDRVVVYTSRSPEQLKKSKKK from the coding sequence GTGCAGGTCCGCCACGTCCGGCTCAGCGCTGTCCTGGCGCTGCTCACCGCCGCGTCGCTGACCGGTGGCCTCGCACAGGCCGGTCCGGCCGCGGCCGACCCGCTCCCGCCGCCGCTCGGTCCGGCGCAGTCCGAGCCCGCGGAGCCCGAGCCCTCGCAGGTCGACACGACCGAGGACAAGCCGATCCGCCCCGGCGAGGGCGACCCGATTCTCGCCGCCGGCGACCGAGGCAAGGCGGTCAAGGTCCTGCAGGTCCGCCTGCAGCGCGTCGGCGTGCGGGACATGCCGACGACCGGTCGCTACGGCAAGGAGACCGTCGCACAGGTGAAGGCCTTCCAGAAGCAGCTGAAGTTCGCCCGCACCGGCGCCGTCGACGAGGCGACGCTGAAGGCGCTCGAGGCCCGCACCGGCAAGGTCGATCAGATCGCCCTCGCCACCGGCGCGGACAAGCCGTACGGCGGCCGGCTGCCGGCGAGCTGCCAGCACGGCAAGGTGGTCTGCGTCGACCAGCGCGCACGGACCGTGCGCTGGGTCGTGAACGGCAAGGTGAAGATGCGCCTCGACGCCCGGTTCGGGTCGGCCGAGACCCCCACCCGGGAGGGCGTCTTCGTCGTCCAGCGCAAGAGCCGGGACCACGTCTCCACGCTGTACCACACGTCGATGCCGTTCGCGCTGTTCTTCGACGGCGGCCAGGCCGTGCACTACTCGCCGGACTTCGCCCGCCGCGGGTACGCCGGCGCCTCGCACGGCTGTGTGAACACCCGGGACTACAACGCGATGAAGACGCTGTTCGGCCGCGCGAAGCTCGGCGACCGCGTCGTCGTCTACACGAGCCGCTCGCCGGAGCAGCTCAAGAAGAGCAAGAAGAAGTAG
- the dtd gene encoding D-aminoacyl-tRNA deacylase, which translates to MRAVVQRVSRASVTVDGRIVGAIETPGLCALVGVTHDDTPAIADKLAEKLWGLRILDGEKSCSDLDAPLLVVSQFTLYGDARKGRRPTWIAAAPGPVAEPLVDAVVTGLRSRGATVATGVFGADMKVELVNDGPFTVLLDL; encoded by the coding sequence ATGCGAGCAGTGGTGCAGCGAGTCAGCCGGGCGAGTGTCACCGTCGACGGCCGGATCGTCGGCGCGATCGAGACCCCGGGCCTGTGCGCCCTGGTCGGCGTCACCCACGACGACACCCCGGCGATCGCGGACAAACTGGCCGAAAAGCTGTGGGGCCTGCGGATCCTGGACGGCGAGAAATCCTGCTCCGACCTCGACGCCCCGCTGCTCGTCGTCAGCCAGTTCACGCTCTACGGCGACGCCCGGAAGGGCCGCCGTCCCACCTGGATCGCCGCCGCCCCCGGCCCGGTCGCCGAGCCGCTGGTCGACGCCGTCGTCACCGGCCTCCGCTCCCGCGGCGCCACCGTCGCGACCGGCGTCTTCGGCGCCGACATGAAGGTCGAGCTCGTCAACGACGGCCCCTTCACCGTCCTCCTCGACCTCTGA
- a CDS encoding putative leader peptide, translating to MDPVCRPAVLTKRRAVDLCRVATCLCLCA from the coding sequence ATGGACCCTGTGTGCCGGCCTGCAGTTCTGACCAAACGGCGCGCGGTCGACCTGTGCCGCGTGGCCACGTGCTTGTGTCTCTGCGCCTGA
- a CDS encoding DsrE family protein, with product MARSLVVKVTAGADAPERCAQAFTVASVAAASGLDVSLWLTGESSWFALPGKAADFDLPHSEPLETLLATVLELGRVTLCTQCAARRDIGPDDVLDGVRIAGAAVFVAESCADDTQALVY from the coding sequence ATGGCTCGTTCCCTGGTCGTCAAGGTCACCGCGGGCGCGGACGCCCCCGAACGGTGCGCCCAGGCCTTCACCGTCGCCTCCGTCGCCGCCGCCTCGGGGCTCGACGTCTCGCTCTGGCTCACCGGCGAGAGCTCGTGGTTCGCCCTCCCGGGCAAGGCCGCGGACTTCGACCTGCCCCACTCCGAGCCGCTGGAGACCCTGCTCGCGACCGTGCTGGAGCTCGGCCGCGTCACCCTCTGCACCCAGTGCGCGGCGCGACGGGACATCGGCCCCGACGACGTGCTGGACGGTGTCCGCATCGCCGGGGCCGCTGTCTTCGTCGCCGAGTCCTGCGCCGACGACACTCAGGCCCTCGTCTACTGA
- a CDS encoding helix-turn-helix domain-containing protein, with the protein MATLPGGLGEYLREQRKSAKLSIRQLAAVAGVSNPYLSQIERGLRKPSAEILQQLAKGLRISAEQLYMHAGILDERDDSSSEYATVVLADPHLSERQKSVLLDVYDSFRRENELTAGPESDTAAGAEPAEPK; encoded by the coding sequence ATGGCAACGCTTCCCGGCGGCCTCGGGGAGTACCTGAGGGAGCAACGCAAGAGCGCCAAGCTGTCGATCCGTCAGCTGGCGGCGGTTGCGGGGGTCTCCAACCCCTACCTCAGCCAGATCGAACGTGGGCTGCGCAAGCCGTCCGCGGAGATCCTGCAGCAGCTCGCCAAGGGGCTGCGGATCTCGGCGGAGCAGCTCTACATGCACGCGGGGATCCTCGACGAACGGGACGACTCCAGCAGTGAGTACGCCACGGTCGTCCTCGCCGATCCGCACCTGTCCGAGCGACAGAAGAGCGTGCTCCTGGACGTGTACGACTCGTTCCGCAGAGAGAACGAGCTGACGGCCGGACCCGAGTCCGACACCGCAGCCGGTGCCGAGCCGGCCGAACCGAAGTGA
- a CDS encoding DUF2993 domain-containing protein, whose protein sequence is MFRPRFWLVSAVVLVVLLLVADRGGQYVVQKIVAGQIQSSLSTPDEPSVDIKGFPFLPQLISQKFDDVDVDIRDADAGQIRVERISAVLTGVQRKGSGAHVDSLSGGGRISYAAASEAAGGYRVSYGGNNLVKISGDVRIAGQTRTASATGKPRIVGNELLIRPEQVSVDGVAAPVSGLIPDIRYPLREIPKGLNIRIKPTEAGIEFSFDGEDLQLSSEDFTGAWGLWGPVREVTSAPGRVRT, encoded by the coding sequence ATGTTCCGTCCCCGGTTCTGGCTCGTCAGCGCCGTCGTCCTCGTCGTGCTCCTGCTCGTCGCGGACCGCGGCGGGCAGTACGTCGTGCAGAAGATCGTCGCCGGCCAGATTCAGTCCAGCCTGTCGACGCCGGACGAGCCGTCGGTCGACATCAAGGGCTTCCCGTTCCTGCCGCAGCTGATCAGCCAGAAGTTCGACGACGTCGATGTCGACATCCGCGACGCCGACGCCGGTCAGATCCGCGTCGAGCGCATCAGTGCGGTCCTGACGGGCGTTCAGCGCAAGGGCTCCGGGGCGCACGTCGACTCGCTGTCGGGTGGTGGGCGCATCTCGTACGCGGCCGCGTCCGAGGCCGCGGGTGGCTACCGGGTGTCCTACGGCGGCAACAACCTGGTGAAGATCAGCGGGGACGTCCGGATCGCCGGGCAGACGCGCACCGCGTCGGCGACCGGGAAGCCCCGGATCGTCGGCAACGAACTGCTGATCCGCCCGGAACAGGTCAGCGTCGACGGTGTGGCGGCGCCCGTGTCCGGGCTGATCCCGGACATCCGTTACCCCCTGCGCGAGATCCCCAAGGGTCTGAACATCCGGATCAAGCCGACCGAGGCCGGCATCGAGTTCAGCTTCGACGGCGAGGACCTGCAGCTCTCCAGCGAGGACTTCACCGGGGCCTGGGGGCTCTGGGGGCCCGTGCGCGAGGTCACGTCCGCACCCGGCCGCGTCCGTACGTAG